One part of the Calditrichota bacterium genome encodes these proteins:
- a CDS encoding T9SS type A sorting domain-containing protein, with amino-acid sequence MKIHQIICFCLLLVQICFSQNISYNLEPGTIRYYDGCASYGDPCVTHDSILGIERVVSDTTINNKNYSVVEWQYENSSQGSGEIEKAINYLRFENGILYQLEDTSDIILQNLNMSKGDTISSLYDPSELFYLPPPETIIFDTVATFDNGLRYRIFWSDTDSVYAFPGDFFNIGLPDIDLFLDSVLVSQDNWKLPFGYTNIYRPYHPFYFIDSIGVVYSYWNYRKMALVGFENSEGRLYGSKVDFITTIEENEQPYNYKLFQNYPNPFNPETTIDFELLKPGKVVIDVFDIGGKHISNLLNAKKSIGKHSVVFDGYKLGTGVYFYRIKMNNYISTKKMIIIK; translated from the coding sequence ATGAAAATACATCAAATTATTTGCTTTTGTCTCCTGTTAGTTCAAATATGTTTTTCTCAAAACATATCATACAATTTAGAACCTGGTACAATCCGTTATTATGATGGATGTGCAAGTTATGGTGATCCTTGTGTTACTCATGATTCGATTTTGGGTATCGAAAGAGTTGTTTCTGATACAACAATAAATAATAAAAACTACTCTGTAGTTGAATGGCAATATGAAAACTCTTCACAGGGCTCTGGTGAAATAGAAAAGGCAATAAATTATCTTAGGTTTGAGAATGGGATTCTTTATCAACTTGAGGACACCAGTGATATAATTCTACAAAACTTAAATATGTCAAAAGGTGATACGATATCAAGTCTTTATGATCCCTCTGAATTATTCTATTTACCTCCTCCAGAAACTATTATTTTTGACACAGTTGCAACTTTTGATAATGGATTAAGATATCGGATATTTTGGAGTGATACTGATAGTGTCTATGCATTTCCTGGTGATTTTTTTAATATTGGATTACCAGACATTGATCTATTTTTAGATTCGGTTCTTGTTTCACAGGATAATTGGAAACTGCCCTTTGGATATACCAATATTTATCGCCCATATCATCCTTTTTATTTTATCGATTCGATTGGTGTTGTTTATTCATATTGGAATTATCGTAAAATGGCATTGGTTGGTTTTGAAAACTCTGAGGGACGATTATATGGCTCAAAAGTTGATTTTATAACAACTATTGAAGAAAATGAACAGCCTTATAATTATAAGTTATTTCAAAATTATCCCAATCCTTTTAATCCTGAAACAACCATTGATTTTGAGTTATTAAAGCCAGGAAAGGTTGTAATCGATGTATTTGATATTGGTGGAAAACATATTTCAAATTTGCTAAATGCCAAAAAAAGCATCGGTAAGCATTCTGTCGTTTTTGATGGATACAAATTGGGAACTGGAGTATATTTTTACAGAATAAAAATGAATAACTATATTTCAACAAAAAAAATGATAATAATTAAATAA
- a CDS encoding efflux RND transporter periplasmic adaptor subunit, translated as MTSKTKVISGAFLTIAVVAAILSYRIYEKSNPVVYKTNETLQLEFGVPVKVVKLERGELALTEKFTGTAEGISEAVVVADLTQKIANVLVKIGKTVIKGEALVELQKKSISNMSLKYEQTVMAYNDARLDLERMKNLYDTGAIPKQTLEKIQLKYDMSKSNLDAINDAVFIKSPISGTVTEIFVKEGNNVRTGMPVTKIVQTDRMQIKLNVNETEISKINVGQKCIISMHGDEAEYEGYVNEVSLSANPMTRNFEVKVIVDNPNNKIRSGMFVSAKIIIDQKVDVLMLEKEAVINQDGDQFVWIVSIDSLLSKKNIITGLSDEKYVEIISGLEQSHMIVLEGYNNIQKENQKASIIN; from the coding sequence ATGACGTCTAAAACAAAGGTAATTAGTGGAGCATTTTTAACTATTGCAGTGGTTGCTGCTATTTTAAGCTACCGCATTTATGAAAAAAGCAATCCTGTAGTTTATAAGACAAATGAAACACTACAACTTGAATTTGGGGTTCCGGTAAAGGTTGTTAAGCTTGAACGTGGAGAACTTGCATTGACTGAAAAATTCACAGGAACAGCAGAGGGCATTTCTGAGGCTGTTGTAGTTGCAGACCTGACGCAGAAAATAGCAAATGTGCTTGTTAAAATTGGGAAGACTGTTATAAAAGGTGAAGCGCTGGTTGAGTTACAGAAAAAGAGTATCAGCAATATGAGTTTGAAATATGAGCAGACAGTTATGGCCTATAATGATGCCAGGCTTGATCTGGAAAGAATGAAAAATCTTTATGATACGGGGGCGATTCCAAAACAAACATTGGAAAAAATTCAGTTAAAATATGATATGAGTAAATCAAATCTTGATGCTATAAATGATGCTGTTTTTATAAAGTCACCGATAAGCGGGACAGTTACAGAAATTTTTGTTAAGGAAGGCAATAATGTAAGAACGGGTATGCCTGTCACAAAGATTGTGCAGACAGACAGAATGCAAATAAAACTAAATGTAAACGAAACTGAAATCTCAAAAATAAATGTAGGCCAAAAGTGCATAATCAGCATGCATGGCGATGAAGCCGAATACGAAGGTTACGTTAATGAAGTGTCCCTTTCCGCTAACCCGATGACCCGCAACTTTGAAGTAAAGGTGATTGTGGATAACCCGAACAATAAGATCCGCTCTGGCATGTTTGTTTCAGCAAAAATTATTATCGATCAAAAAGTCGACGTGCTGATGTTGGAAAAAGAAGCGGTCATTAACCAGGATGGGGATCAATTTGTCTGGATTGTGTCTATCGATAGTTTACTAAGTAAGAAAAATATAATAACAGGTTTGTCGGATGAAAAATATGTAGAAATTATTAGTGGCTTAGAGCAATCACATATGATTGTTTTAGAAGGTTATAATAACATCCAAAAAGAAAACCAGAAAGCCAGCATTATAAATTAA
- a CDS encoding DUF1761 domain-containing protein, with translation MDSKKVDLIPVIVAVIPYVLLGYPWFSMFRDLWFEGGGLTVEQLVSGPGYIPAFSVAIISSIVMAYVLSFLIIKTGKRTAIRGFKISILIWLGFIAPLLGTQYIYEARSLAYFGITAGYPLLGLLIMGVIIGGWKSKQKKNDLKPE, from the coding sequence ATGGATTCTAAAAAAGTAGATTTAATTCCAGTGATCGTTGCTGTAATCCCTTATGTTTTATTAGGATATCCTTGGTTTTCCATGTTTCGGGATCTATGGTTTGAAGGCGGCGGCTTGACCGTTGAGCAGTTAGTTAGTGGGCCGGGATATATTCCTGCATTTTCAGTTGCAATCATTTCAAGTATAGTTATGGCTTATGTTCTTTCTTTCTTGATTATTAAAACTGGTAAACGAACTGCTATTCGTGGTTTTAAAATAAGTATTTTAATTTGGCTTGGATTTATCGCTCCTCTTTTAGGAACACAATATATATATGAAGCCAGGTCTTTAGCGTATTTTGGAATAACTGCTGGCTATCCATTGCTTGGGTTGCTAATTATGGGTGTAATAATTGGTGGATGGAAAAGTAAACAAAAGAAAAATGATTTGAAACCTGAATAG
- a CDS encoding ImmA/IrrE family metallo-endopeptidase, with protein sequence MSDFKPNWSSPPGETITDILSERNISEEQFLKISGLSNEILKNLLIGKESISQSIAEKLELSLGSTKDFWLNREARYQADEKLIKQKTLESWINRLPISDMIKFGWIKPSKNITQQINNCLQFFDVENYEKWNDTYYGLLLGTAFRTSTSFKSRPEAVIAWLRQGEIEGDFIECKPWNSKKLHQVLVSIRYLTREKSPTSFLPKLQLQLAECGVALSIIPSPKGSSASGATYFISPDKALIILSFRYLSDDHFWFSFFHEAAHILLHGKKSIFIEDDHSQKNKEEIEANKFAEDILIPNDYKEEFKSLNATKWREVIRFAKKIGISPGIVVGQLQYFGQIKFNQLNKFKVKYEWRKK encoded by the coding sequence ATGAGTGATTTTAAACCTAATTGGAGTTCGCCTCCTGGTGAAACAATAACAGATATTTTATCCGAAAGAAACATCAGCGAAGAACAGTTCCTAAAAATATCTGGGTTATCAAACGAGATTTTGAAGAACCTGTTAATAGGAAAAGAATCAATATCTCAAAGTATTGCGGAAAAGCTTGAATTATCTCTTGGTAGTACAAAAGATTTTTGGCTTAACCGTGAAGCAAGGTATCAAGCAGACGAAAAATTGATCAAACAAAAAACACTTGAATCTTGGATAAACAGACTCCCTATTAGTGACATGATTAAATTTGGGTGGATCAAACCTTCAAAAAATATTACTCAACAAATTAATAATTGCTTACAGTTTTTTGATGTCGAGAACTATGAAAAATGGAATGATACTTACTATGGCCTTCTCTTAGGTACTGCTTTCAGAACTTCTACTTCATTTAAGTCTAGACCAGAAGCTGTAATAGCTTGGCTTAGACAGGGAGAAATTGAAGGTGACTTTATAGAGTGTAAACCCTGGAATTCAAAGAAACTACACCAAGTTTTAGTCTCAATAAGATATTTAACTAGGGAAAAAAGTCCTACTAGTTTTTTACCTAAACTTCAATTGCAACTAGCAGAGTGCGGGGTTGCATTATCTATAATACCATCTCCCAAAGGAAGCAGTGCAAGTGGTGCTACCTATTTTATTTCTCCGGATAAAGCGTTAATAATTTTAAGTTTTAGATACCTATCTGACGATCACTTTTGGTTCAGCTTTTTCCATGAAGCAGCGCATATATTATTACATGGTAAGAAAAGTATATTTATTGAAGATGATCACTCACAAAAAAATAAAGAAGAAATTGAAGCGAATAAATTTGCAGAAGATATTTTAATTCCAAATGATTATAAAGAAGAATTTAAAAGTCTTAATGCTACTAAATGGCGCGAAGTAATTAGGTTTGCAAAAAAGATAGGAATATCACCAGGTATAGTCGTAGGACAACTACAATATTTTGGTCAAATTAAATTCAACCAATTAAATAAGTTTAAAGTTAAATATGAGTGGCGCAAGAAGTAA
- a CDS encoding TetR family transcriptional regulator yields the protein MGATKEQAEKTRQDLLATALIVFSNKGFNATRLEDISNEAGVTRGAFYWHFKNKKEIFCTLYRQIMNDFIESMKNTIGISQTPLQNLKSVLLTKIIELLVDENARRYGRLFYAVEYTPEVVTELEQIKKEMEIPIHNFFSSLIDQGKDSNEIRQDMETESIFLAAISTLQGTVNHIFDGILTITENDVKTIVNIFVEGIKNKTK from the coding sequence ATGGGTGCAACAAAAGAACAAGCTGAAAAAACCAGGCAGGATTTACTTGCCACAGCTTTAATTGTTTTCAGTAATAAGGGATTTAATGCAACCCGTCTCGAAGATATTTCAAATGAGGCCGGTGTTACGCGCGGGGCTTTTTACTGGCATTTTAAAAACAAAAAAGAGATTTTTTGCACTCTTTATCGCCAAATAATGAATGATTTTATTGAATCTATGAAAAATACAATCGGCATATCTCAGACTCCGTTACAAAACTTAAAATCTGTGCTTCTTACAAAAATTATTGAACTTCTTGTTGATGAAAATGCCCGGCGCTATGGAAGACTTTTTTATGCAGTGGAGTATACACCGGAAGTGGTTACCGAACTCGAACAAATAAAAAAAGAAATGGAGATCCCTATCCATAATTTTTTTTCAAGCCTTATTGATCAAGGAAAAGATTCAAATGAAATTCGGCAAGATATGGAAACTGAATCAATATTTTTAGCAGCAATTTCAACATTACAGGGAACTGTGAATCACATTTTTGATGGCATCTTGACTATCACAGAAAACGATGTTAAAACCATTGTTAATATATTTGTTGAAGGTATTAAAAATAAAACCAAATAA
- a CDS encoding TolC family protein, protein MRNILIILMMLLFQNLSAQQTINLTFEKAKELAISQSLIVKMATKEAEFAESQVDEAYSTLYPQIEGILNYTRNFKNPLIISSAFPQPIEMGKRHSMVAGISVNQAIWIGGKLFTARDIAELAFDDAQNGIKVSKENLINDVTKTFYSALLMKEILNVTEEMLLSAKENFKNIKALKKEGMASEFDSLRVSVFVANLETEVIQSTGNYKTVVNALKFLLEMELKQKVEIIGQLVFIPVEHVENVNEVLNNNRTELQRLKTKKEILVKLKSIERANHFPSVFAMGNLQRVANSDDFIPKDKSQFTVLNAGIGISIPLFNGFQTSVKVQQAQIQIDIIEQGIQLFLSKSKMEIENSSLKLEEALKRIASQKQSVSMAEKAVEIAKVRFKNGLSTQVELNDAETALKRVKLARLAAIYDYMIAKTEYKKLLGIVN, encoded by the coding sequence ATGAGAAACATTTTAATTATTCTTATGATGCTGCTATTTCAAAATCTGAGTGCGCAGCAGACAATAAACCTAACCTTTGAGAAGGCAAAAGAACTGGCTATAAGTCAGAGCTTGATTGTCAAAATGGCCACAAAAGAGGCGGAATTTGCTGAAAGCCAGGTTGATGAAGCCTACTCAACCTTATACCCGCAAATAGAAGGTATTCTTAATTACACGCGTAATTTTAAAAACCCACTTATTATTTCAAGCGCATTTCCCCAACCCATAGAAATGGGAAAGAGACACTCTATGGTAGCGGGGATTTCAGTCAATCAAGCTATCTGGATTGGTGGTAAATTATTTACAGCACGAGATATTGCAGAGCTTGCCTTTGATGACGCCCAAAATGGGATTAAAGTCTCCAAGGAAAATTTAATAAATGATGTGACCAAAACATTTTATTCAGCTTTGTTAATGAAAGAAATCCTAAATGTAACAGAGGAAATGTTACTAAGCGCAAAGGAAAACTTCAAAAACATTAAAGCACTTAAAAAAGAAGGTATGGCTTCAGAGTTTGATTCTCTCCGGGTGAGTGTTTTTGTCGCCAATCTTGAAACAGAGGTTATTCAAAGTACAGGCAATTATAAAACTGTTGTTAATGCCTTAAAGTTTTTGCTTGAGATGGAGTTGAAGCAAAAAGTCGAAATCATCGGACAATTGGTTTTTATTCCGGTAGAACATGTTGAAAATGTTAATGAGGTGTTGAACAATAATCGTACAGAGTTGCAGCGGTTAAAAACAAAAAAAGAAATTTTAGTAAAACTAAAATCAATAGAACGCGCCAATCATTTTCCATCTGTTTTTGCAATGGGCAATCTTCAACGTGTGGCAAACTCAGATGATTTTATTCCAAAGGATAAGTCTCAATTTACCGTTTTAAATGCCGGGATTGGGATATCGATACCACTTTTTAATGGATTTCAGACATCCGTAAAAGTGCAGCAAGCACAAATCCAGATAGATATAATTGAGCAGGGAATCCAGTTATTTCTTTCTAAATCAAAAATGGAAATTGAAAATAGTTCTTTGAAATTGGAAGAAGCGTTAAAACGGATTGCGTCACAAAAACAGTCTGTGTCCATGGCAGAGAAAGCTGTGGAAATAGCAAAGGTACGTTTTAAAAACGGCTTGTCAACACAGGTGGAGTTAAACGATGCAGAGACCGCTTTAAAAAGAGTAAAACTTGCCCGGCTTGCAGCAATCTATGATTATATGATTGCAAAAACTGAATATAAAAAGTTATTAGGAATCGTGAATTAA
- a CDS encoding thymidylate synthase, with protein MNIFKRLLKKKDIVTASKGKFSELRGILLEIKRPRERISRSESRGKVFSCLGELLWYLSKTNKLKQIEYYIPRYKKFSDDGKIVYGAYGPRFFNMHNGINQIENIINILKTKPTTRQAVIQLFDAIDLVEKHKDVPCTSTLQFFIRNQKLHLITNMRSNDAFLGLPHDVFTFTMIQEIIASTLDYELGSYKHFVGSLHLYEKNFKKAEDFVDEGWHLSTPMPKMPQSNIWKEIKILLNAEEKIRTGKEVNIDNLKIDNYWKDLARLLRIFNLKNKKSAIEKIKEQMSTDVYIPYIENRQIQAKKAIEAEQLTFFKNNN; from the coding sequence ATTAATATTTTTAAGAGATTATTAAAGAAAAAAGATATTGTTACAGCAAGTAAGGGTAAATTTAGTGAGTTAAGAGGTATTCTTTTAGAAATAAAAAGACCAAGAGAAAGAATCAGTAGATCGGAAAGTCGAGGTAAAGTATTCAGTTGCCTTGGAGAGCTTTTATGGTACTTATCAAAAACAAATAAATTAAAACAAATAGAATACTACATACCAAGATATAAGAAATTTTCTGATGATGGTAAAATAGTTTATGGTGCATATGGCCCTAGGTTTTTTAATATGCACAACGGAATCAATCAAATTGAAAACATTATAAATATATTAAAAACTAAACCCACCACTAGACAAGCGGTTATACAATTATTTGATGCAATTGATTTAGTTGAAAAGCATAAGGATGTCCCTTGTACATCAACATTACAGTTTTTTATCAGAAACCAAAAGTTACACTTAATAACAAACATGAGATCAAATGATGCTTTTCTAGGATTACCACATGATGTATTTACTTTTACTATGATTCAAGAAATAATAGCTTCAACGCTAGACTATGAACTAGGTAGTTACAAACATTTTGTAGGAAGTCTTCATCTGTATGAGAAAAACTTCAAGAAGGCAGAAGATTTTGTTGATGAAGGATGGCATTTATCAACACCAATGCCCAAAATGCCGCAATCTAATATATGGAAAGAAATAAAAATTTTGCTTAATGCTGAGGAGAAAATACGAACAGGAAAAGAAGTGAACATTGACAATCTTAAAATAGATAACTATTGGAAGGATTTAGCTAGGTTATTAAGGATTTTTAATTTAAAAAATAAAAAATCTGCTATTGAAAAAATTAAGGAACAGATGTCAACAGATGTATATATACCTTATATTGAGAACAGACAAATACAAGCAAAGAAAGCCATTGAAGCAGAACAATTAACTTTTTTTAAAAACAATAATTGA
- a CDS encoding transposase — MKLSYKIDNVKQNNLLNIAFDVSKDDLHLYTQTGSGTIECVSECFANNLKAIKDKLISYESFAQQKGFSGTHIICEPTGGYEEKLLLLARQLGLHTSYVSGEAVHKYKIIEDNSASKSDIRDPRVIFFVAQYGKLLKHRILPDEYEMLRHFNRMHEYETRQLVSCKNMLHRELRRLFCDLSFNNAFLFGSSGRALLKKYHGNPYKIVRAGKTRFNQTMKKNVRGIRDETIEQLYSDASCSSKLYQGMEVIEILDWRVAGLYKMFEGHEQARKEIKQRMSDIYQRLLDNDEAVPKPVKGFVSQVNLARIIGETGPLGDFDHQRKLKRFGGLNLRERSSGQYKGKNKVAKKGRIRLRLILGQSIFHLIKRDRILGEYYHGFKERGMPGTKAMSVVARKLIEILFALSRPGTIFDESRLFVCESCYKSAA; from the coding sequence ATGAAACTCTCATATAAAATCGACAATGTCAAGCAAAATAATCTACTGAATATAGCTTTTGACGTCAGCAAAGATGATCTGCACCTATATACACAAACCGGCAGTGGCACCATAGAATGTGTCAGCGAATGTTTTGCCAATAATCTAAAAGCCATCAAAGATAAGCTGATCAGCTATGAAAGTTTTGCCCAACAAAAGGGATTTAGTGGCACTCATATCATTTGCGAACCTACAGGCGGCTATGAAGAAAAGCTTTTACTCCTGGCCCGTCAACTGGGCTTGCATACGTCTTATGTAAGTGGTGAAGCCGTACACAAATATAAAATTATCGAAGACAACAGCGCCAGCAAAAGTGATATACGCGATCCCAGGGTAATCTTTTTTGTTGCCCAATACGGTAAGCTTCTTAAACACCGCATCCTGCCCGATGAGTACGAGATGCTACGTCACTTTAACCGTATGCATGAATACGAAACCAGGCAATTGGTTTCTTGCAAGAATATGCTGCACCGTGAACTGCGCCGCTTATTTTGCGATTTATCATTCAACAATGCCTTTCTGTTTGGATCAAGCGGCCGGGCGCTTCTCAAAAAATATCATGGCAACCCATACAAGATTGTACGTGCTGGAAAGACACGTTTTAATCAAACAATGAAGAAAAATGTCCGGGGCATCCGTGACGAAACAATAGAACAACTATATAGCGATGCCAGCTGTTCATCAAAACTTTATCAAGGTATGGAAGTTATTGAAATACTCGATTGGCGCGTAGCCGGTTTATACAAAATGTTCGAGGGCCATGAGCAGGCCCGAAAAGAGATAAAACAACGTATGAGCGATATATATCAACGTTTATTGGATAATGATGAAGCTGTCCCCAAACCTGTAAAAGGCTTTGTAAGCCAGGTTAACCTTGCCCGCATTATTGGTGAAACCGGGCCACTGGGCGATTTTGACCATCAACGGAAACTGAAACGTTTTGGCGGACTGAACCTGCGTGAGCGAAGCAGTGGCCAATATAAGGGCAAGAACAAGGTCGCCAAGAAAGGGCGCATACGCCTGCGCCTGATCCTGGGCCAATCTATTTTTCATTTGATTAAACGTGACCGTATCCTGGGAGAGTACTATCATGGTTTTAAAGAACGTGGCATGCCAGGGACAAAGGCCATGTCGGTTGTAGCACGCAAGTTGATTGAGATACTTTTTGCCTTGTCGCGCCCAGGTACAATCTTTGATGAAAGTCGTTTGTTTGTATGTGAAAGCTGCTACAAAAGCGCTGCCTGA
- a CDS encoding TetR/AcrR family transcriptional regulator, whose amino-acid sequence MPDTKKNQILQSARKCFAKVGLAKTTLDDIAVNLGMKKSSLYYYYKSKEDILSDFINTESENLKAVLEEEMSKAGNAKNKLKSFVSTRIQYFNEQIDLYNVPTQVILEFKPILEGCFNEFRKSQLDILEEIIKEGVAKNEFIVTSPVQTANLILTVLEAVKFQELFYVQNIETKPVNKITDTKQTEKIIDLIINGIAKH is encoded by the coding sequence ATGCCGGATACAAAGAAAAATCAGATTCTCCAGAGTGCGCGAAAGTGTTTTGCCAAAGTAGGACTTGCAAAAACAACTCTGGATGATATTGCTGTAAATCTTGGGATGAAGAAATCATCTTTGTATTACTATTATAAATCCAAGGAAGATATCCTGAGTGACTTTATCAATACAGAAAGCGAAAACCTAAAAGCGGTATTGGAAGAGGAAATGTCAAAAGCCGGGAATGCTAAAAATAAATTGAAAAGTTTTGTCAGCACACGTATACAATATTTTAATGAGCAAATAGACTTATATAATGTGCCTACACAGGTGATCCTGGAATTCAAGCCTATTTTAGAAGGGTGCTTTAATGAATTCCGTAAAAGTCAGCTTGATATTTTGGAAGAAATAATCAAGGAAGGTGTTGCGAAGAATGAGTTTATAGTTACGAGTCCGGTACAAACTGCCAATTTAATTCTTACAGTATTAGAAGCCGTAAAATTTCAAGAATTATTTTATGTGCAAAACATAGAAACAAAACCCGTAAATAAAATTACTGACACTAAACAAACAGAGAAGATTATTGATCTTATTATTAACGGAATTGCTAAACATTAA
- a CDS encoding TetR/AcrR family transcriptional regulator encodes MPKIVDKRKKKEQILEEAMKVFAQKGFYNTKIIDIAEKAKIGKSTVYEYFNNKEDILNDAFNLLFHKSEQLIKEAMGNGISPEKKLVLLFKTSLISFLEQSVQYKEIIIEFWANGIQNKNNGYPPLINLESFYDPFRKTIISLLNEGTHIGSFRSINIKITADIFIVLFDGFILHWIRGNNPGNLNQSVDTLLEIVFSGIRKSRE; translated from the coding sequence ATGCCTAAGATTGTAGACAAAAGAAAGAAAAAAGAACAAATCCTTGAAGAGGCAATGAAGGTCTTTGCTCAAAAAGGGTTTTATAATACGAAAATAATTGATATTGCCGAAAAAGCTAAAATAGGCAAAAGCACCGTTTATGAATATTTTAATAATAAAGAAGATATTTTAAATGATGCCTTTAATCTTCTCTTTCACAAGAGTGAACAATTGATAAAAGAAGCTATGGGTAATGGAATCTCACCGGAAAAAAAATTAGTTCTTCTCTTCAAGACATCTCTAATATCTTTCCTGGAACAATCAGTTCAATATAAAGAAATTATAATCGAGTTTTGGGCAAATGGGATACAGAATAAGAATAATGGTTATCCTCCTTTAATTAACTTAGAAAGTTTTTATGATCCCTTCCGTAAAACAATCATTAGCCTTCTCAATGAAGGTACACATATTGGCTCTTTCCGGAGTATTAATATAAAAATAACCGCTGACATTTTTATTGTTTTATTTGATGGTTTTATTCTTCATTGGATAAGGGGAAATAACCCGGGTAATTTAAATCAATCCGTTGACACTCTTTTGGAAATAGTCTTTTCTGGAATTAGAAAGTCACGTGAATAA